Proteins encoded within one genomic window of Thunnus albacares chromosome 13, fThuAlb1.1, whole genome shotgun sequence:
- the bsx gene encoding brain-specific homeobox protein homolog, translating into MSMNNYASAAPTQRSTSFFIEDILLHKPKPLREVIPSPFCSSLASRMPILEYGYPLMPTPILAPHPHHPLHKPEHHQYFFTSGMQMPALFQHHAELPGKHCRRRKARTVFSDSQLSGLEKRFEIQRYLSTPERVELATALSLSETQVKTWFQNRRMKHKKQLRKAQDERKTPGELERSADNSSESELNDKSAEELKHALQPDSYLLEENDDDVDIEDDICSPDHLL; encoded by the exons ATGAGTATGAACAACTACGCGTCTGCGGCTCCCACGCAGAGGTCGACGTCGTTTTTTATTGAGGACATCTTATTGCACAAACCTAAGCCGCTGAGAGAGGTCATTCCATCGCCGTTCTGCAGCTCGCTGGCCTCCCGGATGCCCATCCTGGAGTATGGATACCCACTGATGCCAACGCCAATACTGGCGCCACATCCGCACCATCCTCTCCACAAGCCAGAGCATCACCAGTACTTCTTCACATCTG GGATGCAGATGCCGGCCTTGTTCCAGCACCACGCAGAGTTACCGGGGAAGCACTGCAGACGCAGGAAGGCCCGGACTGTTTTCTCTGACTCGCAATTATCCGGCCTGGAAAAGAGGTTTGAAATCCAGAGGTACCTCTCCACGCCGGAGAGAGTGGAGCTGGCTACAGCGCTCAGCCTGTCCGAGacgcag GTGAAAACGTGGTTTCAGAACCGGCGGATGAAGCATAAGAAGCAGCTGAGGAAAGCGCAGGACGAGCGGAAGACACCCGGGGAGTTGGAGAGATCCGCGGACAACTCGAGCGAGAGCGAACTGAACGACAAGAGCGCGGAGGAGCTGAAACACGCGCTGCAGCCGGACTCGTACCTGCTGGAGGAAAACGACGACGACGTGGATATCGAGGATGACATTTGCTCCCCGGATCATCTACTATAG